Proteins encoded together in one Bacteroides ovatus window:
- a CDS encoding DNA-directed RNA polymerase subunit alpha — translation MAILAFQKPDKVLMLEADSRFGKFEFRPLEPGFGITVGNALRRILLSSLEGFAITTIRIDGVEHEFSSVPGVKEDVTNIILNLKQVRFKQVVEEFESEKVSITVENSSEFKAGDIGKYLTGFEVLNPELVICHLDSKSTMQIDITINKGRGYVPADENREYCTDVNVIPIDSIYTPIRNVKYAVENFRVEQKTDYEKLVLEISTDGSIHPKEALKEAAKILIYHFMLFSDEKITLESNDTDGNEEFDEEVLHMRQLLKTKLVDMDLSVRALNCLKAADVETLGDLVQFNKTDLLKFRNFGKKSLTELDDLLESLNLSFGTDISKYKLDKE, via the coding sequence ATGGCGATATTAGCATTTCAAAAACCTGATAAAGTATTAATGTTGGAGGCGGACTCCAGATTCGGTAAATTCGAATTCCGTCCGTTGGAACCGGGTTTTGGTATTACTGTAGGTAATGCATTACGCCGAATCCTTCTTTCTTCATTAGAGGGTTTTGCTATCACTACTATCAGAATCGATGGTGTGGAGCATGAATTTTCTAGTGTACCTGGAGTAAAAGAGGATGTTACCAACATTATCTTGAATCTGAAACAAGTGAGATTCAAGCAAGTAGTTGAAGAGTTCGAGAGCGAAAAAGTGAGCATCACTGTCGAGAATTCCAGTGAATTTAAAGCAGGTGACATAGGTAAGTATTTGACTGGATTTGAAGTGTTAAATCCGGAATTAGTTATTTGTCATTTAGATTCTAAGTCAACTATGCAGATTGATATTACAATTAACAAAGGCCGTGGTTATGTACCTGCTGATGAGAATCGCGAGTATTGCACGGATGTTAATGTAATTCCAATCGACTCTATTTATACACCGATACGTAATGTCAAGTATGCTGTAGAAAACTTCCGTGTAGAACAGAAGACTGACTACGAAAAGCTAGTACTTGAAATTAGTACCGACGGTTCTATACATCCGAAAGAAGCGCTGAAAGAAGCTGCAAAAATTCTGATTTATCACTTCATGTTGTTCTCTGACGAGAAGATCACGCTTGAAAGTAATGATACTGATGGCAATGAAGAGTTTGATGAAGAAGTATTGCACATGCGTCAGCTGTTGAAAACTAAACTCGTTGATATGGACTTGTCAGTTCGTGCCCTCAATTGCTTGAAGGCTGCTGACGTAGAAACTCTCGGCGACTTGGTACAATTCAACAAAACTGACCTGCTAAAATTCAGAAACTTCGGAAAGAAATCGCTTACCGAGCTTGATGATTTGCTGGAAAGTCTGAATCTGTCGTTTGGAACCGACATTTCTAAATATAAATTAGATAAAGAATAA
- the rpsD gene encoding 30S ribosomal protein S4 — protein MARYTGPKSRIARKFGEGIFGADKVLSKKNYPPGQHGNSRKRKTSEYGVQLREKQKAKYTYGVLEKQFRNLFEKAATAKGITGEVLLQLLEGRLDNVVFRLGIAPTRAAARQLVSHKHITVDGEVVNIPSFAVKPGQLIGVRERSKSLEVIANSLAGFNHSKYAWLEWDEASKVGKMLHIPERADIPENIKEHLIVELYSK, from the coding sequence ATGGCTAGATATACTGGACCAAAATCGAGAATCGCCCGTAAATTCGGTGAAGGAATCTTTGGAGCTGACAAAGTTTTGTCAAAGAAGAACTATCCTCCCGGACAACATGGTAATTCAAGAAAAAGAAAAACTTCTGAATATGGTGTGCAACTTCGTGAAAAGCAGAAAGCTAAATACACCTATGGAGTTTTAGAAAAACAATTCCGCAATTTGTTTGAAAAAGCAGCTACTGCTAAAGGTATTACCGGTGAGGTACTCCTTCAATTGTTGGAAGGCCGTCTTGACAACGTAGTATTCCGTTTGGGAATTGCTCCTACACGTGCTGCTGCTCGTCAGTTGGTTAGTCACAAGCACATTACTGTAGATGGTGAAGTGGTAAACATCCCTTCATTTGCAGTAAAACCAGGACAATTGATTGGTGTTCGTGAAAGATCTAAATCTTTGGAAGTAATTGCTAATTCTCTTGCAGGTTTCAATCATAGCAAGTATGCTTGGTTGGAATGGGACGAAGCTTCTAAGGTTGGTAAAATGTTGCACATACCTGAAAGAGCAGACATTCCTGAGAACATTAAAGAACATTTGATCGTTGAATTGTATTCTAAATAA
- the rpsK gene encoding 30S ribosomal protein S11, protein MAKKTVAAKKRNVKVDANGQLHVHSSFNNIIVSLANSEGQIISWSSAGKMGFRGSKKNTPYAAQMAAQDCAKIAFDLGLRKVKAYVKGPGNGRESAIRTIHGAGIEVTEIIDVTPLPHNGCRPPKRRRV, encoded by the coding sequence ATGGCAAAAAAAACAGTTGCAGCTAAAAAGAGAAATGTGAAAGTAGACGCTAATGGACAGTTGCATGTTCATTCATCTTTCAACAATATTATTGTTTCTCTTGCAAACAGTGAAGGGCAGATTATCTCTTGGTCATCTGCTGGTAAAATGGGATTTAGAGGTTCTAAAAAGAATACTCCTTATGCAGCGCAGATGGCTGCCCAGGATTGTGCAAAGATTGCATTCGATCTTGGCCTGAGAAAGGTAAAAGCATATGTGAAGGGTCCAGGTAACGGACGTGAGTCTGCTATTAGAACTATCCACGGTGCTGGTATCGAAGTTACTGAAATCATTGACGTGACTCCGCTTCCACATAATGGTTGTCGTCCTCCGAAAAGACGTAGAGTTTAA
- the rpsM gene encoding 30S ribosomal protein S13 → MAIRIVGVDLPQNKRGEIALTYVYGIGRSSSAKILDKAGVDKDLKVKDWTDDQAAKIREIIGAEYKVEGDLRSEIQLNIKRLMDIGCYRGVRHRIGLPVRGQSTKNNARTRKGRKKTVANKKKATK, encoded by the coding sequence ATGGCTATAAGAATAGTTGGTGTAGATTTACCTCAGAACAAAAGAGGTGAAATTGCGTTGACCTATGTATATGGAATAGGTCGCAGTAGTTCAGCAAAAATTTTAGATAAAGCTGGTGTAGATAAAGATCTGAAGGTTAAAGACTGGACAGATGATCAAGCTGCTAAGATTCGTGAGATTATCGGTGCAGAGTATAAAGTGGAAGGTGATCTTCGTTCTGAAATCCAATTGAACATTAAGCGATTAATGGATATTGGTTGCTATCGTGGTGTACGTCACCGTATTGGTCTGCCTGTTAGAGGTCAGAGCACTAAGAACAATGCACGTACTCGTAAAGGTAGAAAGAAAACCGTTGCTAATAAGAAAAAAGCTACTAAATAA
- the ykgO gene encoding type B 50S ribosomal protein L36, with amino-acid sequence MKVRASLKKRTPECKIVRRNGRLYVINKKNPKYKQRQG; translated from the coding sequence ATGAAAGTAAGAGCATCATTAAAGAAACGCACGCCAGAATGTAAGATCGTTAGACGTAATGGCCGTTTGTATGTTATTAACAAGAAAAATCCTAAGTATAAACAACGTCAAGGATAA
- the infA gene encoding translation initiation factor IF-1 — MAKQSAIEQDGVIVEALSNAMFRVELENGHEITAHISGKMRMHYIKILPGDKVRVEMSPYDLSKGRIVFRYK; from the coding sequence ATGGCAAAGCAATCTGCAATAGAACAAGATGGAGTTATAGTTGAAGCATTGTCAAATGCAATGTTTCGTGTTGAATTAGAAAACGGACATGAGATTACTGCACATATTTCAGGTAAGATGCGGATGCATTACATCAAGATTTTGCCGGGAGATAAAGTGAGAGTCGAAATGTCTCCTTACGACTTATCGAAAGGAAGAATTGTGTTTAGATATAAATAA
- the map gene encoding type I methionyl aminopeptidase, whose protein sequence is MIFLKTEDEIELLRQSNLLVGKTLAEVAKLVKPGVTTRELDKVAEEFIRDHGATPTFKGFPNQYGEPFPASLCTSVNEQVVHGIPGDIVLKDGDIVSVDCGTYMNGFCGDSAYTFCVGEVDEEIRNLLKVTKEALYIGIQNAVQGKRIGDIGYAIQQYCESHSYGVVREFVGHGIGKEMHEDPQVPNYGKRGYGPLMKRGLCIAIEPMITLGDRQVIMERDGWTVRTRDRKCAAHFEHTIAVGAGEADILSSFKFIEEVLGDKAI, encoded by the coding sequence ATGATATTTCTTAAAACAGAAGATGAAATAGAATTGCTCCGTCAGAGTAACCTGCTTGTTGGTAAAACTCTTGCAGAGGTTGCCAAACTGGTGAAGCCTGGTGTAACTACACGTGAGTTGGATAAGGTTGCTGAAGAGTTCATTAGAGATCATGGGGCAACTCCAACTTTCAAAGGATTTCCGAATCAATATGGAGAACCATTTCCCGCATCTCTTTGTACTTCTGTTAATGAGCAGGTTGTACATGGAATCCCAGGGGATATTGTACTGAAAGATGGCGATATCGTATCAGTGGATTGCGGAACTTACATGAATGGTTTTTGTGGTGATTCTGCTTATACTTTTTGTGTAGGAGAGGTGGACGAAGAAATTCGTAACTTGTTGAAGGTAACTAAAGAAGCGTTATATATTGGCATTCAGAACGCAGTGCAAGGCAAAAGAATCGGAGACATCGGGTATGCTATTCAGCAATATTGTGAGTCTCACTCTTATGGTGTAGTGCGTGAGTTTGTTGGTCATGGCATTGGTAAAGAGATGCACGAAGATCCTCAAGTGCCTAATTATGGTAAAAGAGGATATGGACCTTTGATGAAAAGAGGCCTTTGCATAGCGATAGAGCCGATGATAACATTGGGAGATCGACAAGTGATTATGGAACGTGATGGATGGACTGTGAGGACCAGAGATCGTAAATGTGCTGCACATTTTGAACATACGATAGCTGTTGGAGCTGGTGAAGCTGATATTTTGTCTTCATTCAAATTCATAGAAGAAGTTTTAGGAGATAAAGCAATATAA